In the Helianthus annuus cultivar XRQ/B chromosome 11, HanXRQr2.0-SUNRISE, whole genome shotgun sequence genome, one interval contains:
- the LOC110891506 gene encoding receptor-like kinase TMK4 isoform X1 produces MAHHFLLFINFFFFLLISFSTSDDASFMSKLSTSISPTPSTWRTDDFCVWEGIKCDNTRHVIAINLVSKSLSGTLPSNLNSLSQLKTLSLQRNSLSGDLPTLANLAFLTEVYLDANNFTSIPSNFFLGLTNLQTFSISDNLNLSPWSLPNDLSQSTNLQSFQASNANVNGFIPDIFDSFPSFQSLRLSYNNLTGTLPATFDGSGIQNLWLDNQLQGLSGTLDVISSMTQLYQVWLQANAFTGAIPDLSKCINLFDLQLSDNQLTGVVPSSLISLPTLANVTLQRNKLQGPLPVFQNGVRDTLGLSTNRFCLATPGNCDPQVTALLEVAEALGYPMLLAESWEGNNACANWNFVSCDSSGKNVTAISFSNVKFSGTISPSFANLTSLRSLSLKDNNLIGSIPEILTSLPDLQLLDVSNNNLSGIVPEFPQKVRVVLDNNLLLGEDIHNGSIKPPDSTPNSSASGGSPTQHSQRKLVSAGMIVGIVISILVFIWIVSYICYYKFYKVPTKLHSQVSRNHNHTPSYENGSLMISIQVLDQVTDNFSDNNVLGRGGFGVVYKGQYDDGSMIAVKRMKLGTKGIKEFQAEIGVLTKVRHRHLVAFLGYCINGNERLLVYEYMEQGTLSQHLFEWRKHKTPPLSWRQRVSIALDVGRGVEYLHSLAQQRFIHRDLKPANILLDGDMRAKVADFGLVKIVLDGKHSVDTRLAGTFGYLPPEYARNGRVTRKVDVYAYGVVLMELVTGRKAVDETMSDESCHLATWFRRVPLLSKENMVNCIDQVLNIDDEVTLESIVKVAELAVHCTACDPFQRPDMSYVVNVLGPLVERWEPSQQEEVQTYHGHHTSLPRVLQANEDTSSMSSFNDFQANSV; encoded by the exons ATGGCCCATCACTTTCTACTCTTCAtcaacttcttcttcttcctcctcatcTCATTCTCCACCTCTGATGACGCCTCCTTCATGTCAAAGCTTTCCACCTCTATTTCCCCTACTCCATCCACCTGGAGAACCGATGATTTCTGTGTTTGGGAAGGAATTAAATGCGACAACACCAGACATGTTATTGCCATAAATCTAGTATCTAAATCGCTCAGCGGGACTCTCCCGTCCAACCTCAACAGCCTTTCGCAACTCAAAACCCTGTCTCTTCAAAGAAACTCACTCTCGGGCGACTTACCTACTTTAGCTAACCTCGCTTTCCTCACAGAAGTGTACCTTGATGCCAACAATTTCACTTCTATTCCTTCTAATTTTTTTCTGGGTCTCACCAATCTCCAGACCTTTAGCATTTCTGATAATCTAAATCTGTCGCCATGGAGTCTCCCTAACGACCTAAGTCAAAGCACCAATTTACAGTCATTTCAAGCTAGCAATGCTAACGTTAACGGTTTCATTCCAGACATATTTGATAGTTTCCCTAGTTTTCAGAGCCTCCGTTTGTCTTACAATAATCTTACTGGAACACTACCTGCAACTTTTGATGGATCGGGAATTCAAAATCTCTGGCTTGACAATCAACTTCAAGGTCTTTCTGGTACGCTTGATGTAATTTCTTCCATGACTCAACTTTATCAAGTTTGGTTACAAGCTAATGCGTTCACCGGTGCTATACCGGACCTATCAAAATGCATAAATCTATTTGATTTGCAACTTAGCGATAATCAATTAACAGGTGTAGTTCCTAGTTCTTTGATATCTCTCCCTACATTAGCCAATGTTACCTTACAAAGGAATAAGTTACAAGGTCCATTGCCGGTATTTCAAAATGGTGTAAGAGATACCTTGGGATTAAGTACTAACAGATTTTGTCTGGCTACGCCCGGAAATTGTGACCCACAAGTGACGGCCCTCCTTGAGGTTGCTGAAGCTCTTGGGTATCCAATGTTATTGGCAGAATCTTGGGAAGGTAATAATGCATGTGCCAATTGGAACTTTGTTTCTTGTGATTCTTCGGGAAAGAATGTGACTGCAATAAGCTTTTCAAATGTGAAATTTTCGGGTACTATTTCACCTTCCTTTGCGAATTTGACTTCATTAAGGAGTTTATCATTGAAAGATAATAATCTCATAGGGTCTATTCCTGAGATTTTGACATCTTTGCCGGATCTTCAACTTCTTGATGTGTCAAACAATAATCTTTCGGGGATTGTACCTgaattcccacaaaaagtgagggTTGTACTTGATAACAATCTTTTACTTGGTGAAGACATTCATAATGGAAGTATAAAGCCACCCGATTCTACACCAAATTCTAGCGCTTCAGGTGGTAGCCCAACTCAACATTCACAACGGAAGCTTGTTTCCGCTGGTATGATTGTTGGTATCGTGATTAGCATTCTTGTTTTTATATGGATTGTATCATACATATGTTACTACAAGTTTTATAAAGTTCCTACCAAATTACATAGTCAAGTTAGTAGGAATCATAACCACACGCCTAGTTACGAAAATGGTAGTCTAATGATTTCCATTCAAGTGCTCGACCAAGTGACCGATAATTTCAGTGACAACAATGTGTTGGGGAGAGGTGGATTTGGAGTTGTTTATAAAGGCCAGTATGACGATGGAAGTATGATTGCAGTCAAGAGAATGAAATTGGGAACAAAAGGGATAAAAGAGTTCCAAGCGGAAATTGGAGTTTTAACAAAAGTTAGGCATAGACATCTTGTGGCTTTTCTTGGTTACTGTATTAACGGTAACGAGAGGCTTTTGGTATATGAATACATGGAACAAGGAACTTTAAGTCAACATTTGTTTGAATGGAGAAAACATAAAACCCCTCCTCTTAGTTGGAGACAAAGGGTTTCCATTGCTTTAGATGTAGGAAGAGGGGTGGAGTATTTGCATAGTTTGGCACAACAACGCTTCATTCATCGAGACCTAAAGCCGGCTAACATCCTTCTTGATGGTGACATGAGAGCAAAGGTAGCGGATTTTGGTTTGGTTAAGATTGTGCTTGATGGGAAGCACTCAGTTGATACGCGATTGGCGGGGACTTTCGGTTATCTGCCACCAGAGTATGCCA GGAACGGGAGGGTGACAAGAAAGGTGGATGTTTATGCATATGGGGTAGTTTTAATGGAGTTGGTTACGGGCCGAAAAGCAGTAGATGAAACTATGTCAGATGAGAGTTGTCATTTGGCTACATGGTTTAGAAGGGTCCCTCTCCTCTCCAAGGAAAATATGGTAAATTGTATAGACCAAGTTCTTAATATTGATGATGAAGTAACTCTTGAAAGCATAGTCAAGGTGGCTGAGCTGGCAGTCCATTGCACTGCGTGTGACCCGTTTCAGAGACCTGACATGAGTTATGTGGTTAACGTGTTGGGTCCTCTTGTAGAGCGATGGGAACCCTCTCAACAGGAAGAAGTACAAACTTACCATGGTCACCATACGAGCCTTCCTCGCGTTCTTCAAGCAAATGAGGATACCTCAAGTATGTCGTCGTTCAATGACTTTCAGGCAAACTCAGTGTAG
- the LOC110891508 gene encoding uncharacterized protein LOC110891508 — protein MASTNSPPLPPPTTIPDEPTSAYSYPYTVNVANFISVKLSGHTNYPLWRTQMLCLIEGHDLLGFIDGTLDPPPETSPEKYHWWRRSDALVRGWMLGFLTEDILTGTIGFKTARTIWMHLEASYGELTSQTGSTPVVKEEIRSGLVRSTPHSRSLPTPLRHVSQQIDLKGDSVTSAGDNRFKTRARGLESSVFPEESWTEISSSVSPLDLAEINDYLHEPNMNTSAYLPLYKAALRGDWDDAQDFINQDEEAVTANINKYGFTALHIAVGTGKQGINFVEKLVAKLPPKSLLKMLTSSEKYTPLHIAAVVGNTEAVKILVNKYQKLLYAEDVDGLLPIHRALINSHKDTFLYLLSVTKGNQYPCTFTGNMGVTLLSNVIFAGYFDIALDLVARYPDLATTIPSDNVDAPLMAIARKADAFESGCRLNFFDSLIYKYVPLKLEKPHSNKKQGKMNFFTSVLQDINLVVWKVMGRIVRHITHIQKLKLAHHQALTLVKCLCQEISALNLQSNSIHYSGPIIEAASNGAYEVVQEIADTFPQAIWYSDKSGYFMIQLAILHRCEKVYNLTYQMSDHKHFHKTLKDTYNNNLLHLAGKLAPQPKLNLVSGAALQMQRELQWFKEVETFVHPKYKTEKNSFEQTPEMLFSKEHKKLVRDGEEWMKKTADSYTVTAGLITTIVFAAAITVPGGNSGDTGHPLYAKELSFLIFAVADAISLFTSTTSLLLFLSILTARYAEQDFLFTLPSRLIMGLATLFLSTTSMMIAFGASLYLLFGQGKDWILIPIAALSCLPITCFVTLQFPLLAELISCTYGRGLFGKQSDRPFY, from the exons ATGGCGTCCACCAActcaccaccactaccaccaccaacTACCATTCCAGACGAACCTACATCAGCATACTCCTATCCATACACCGTCAACGTCGCCAATTTCATCTCCGTCAAGCTCTCCGGCCACACCAACTATCCACTATGGCGAACACAAATGCTCTGCCTCATCGAAGGCCACGACCTGCTCGGCTTCATCGACGGCACACTCGATCCACCGCCGGAGACCTCACCGGAAAAGTACCACTGGTGGCGGAGGTCCGACGCGTTAGTCCGCGGCTGGATGCTAGGGTTTCTCACCGAAGACATCCTCACCGGAACAATAGGTTTCAAAACCGCTAGAACTATCTGGATGCATCTAGAAGCTTCTTACGGTGAGTTGACTAGTCAAACCGGATCAACTCCGGTGGTGAAAGAAGAGATTCGTTCCGGTTTGGTTAGATCTACTCCGCATTCGAGGTCTCTGCCGACTCCACTACGTCATGTGTCTCAACAGATAGATCTGAAAGGTGATTCGGTGACGTCAGCCGGTGATAACCGGTTTAAGACTCGAGCTCGGGGGTTAGAGAGCTCGGTGTTTCCGGAGGAGAGCTGGACGGAGATTTCGTCGTCAGTTTCTCCGTTAGATCTAGCGGAAATCAATGATTACTTACACG AACCAAATATGAACACAAGTGCTTATCTCCCGTTATATAAAGCCGCCCTAAGAGGTGATTGGGATGATGCACAAGATTTTATAAATCAAGACGAAGAAGCAGTGACCGCCAATATCAACAAATACGGTTTTACAGCTCTTCATATTGCAGTTGGAACTGGAAAACAAGGAATTAATTTTGTTGAGAAATTGGTGGCAAAGTTACCACCTAAATCTCTCTTAAAAATGTTAACGTCTTCAGAAAAATACACACCACTTCATATTGCAGCGGTTGTTGGCAACACCGAAGCGGTTAAAATCTTGGTGAATAAATATCAAAAGTTGTTATATGCCGAAGATGTGGATGGGTTACTTCCCATTCATCGAGCTCTTATTAATTCTCATAAAGATACATTTTTGTATTTATTGAGTGTCACAAAAGGCAATCAGTATCCTTGTACGTTCACCGGAAACATGGGTGTGACACTTCTGTCTAATGTCATTTTTGCAGGATACTTTG ATATAGCACTCGATTTAGTCGCTCGGTATCCTGATCTGGCGACAACTATACCATCTGATAATGTTGATGCTCCTTTAATGGCTATAGCAAGAAAAGCAGATGCCTTTGAGAGTGGATGTCGCCTCAATTTCTTTGATAGTTTAATCTATAAAT ATGTTCCTTTGAAGCTTGAGAAACCGCACTCAAACAAAAAGCAGGGGAAGATGAACTTCTTTACTTCAG TTCTTCAAGACATTAATTTGGTGGTCTGGAAAGTCATGGGTAGGATCG TGCGACATATCACACACATTCAGAAGCTAAAGCTGGCTCATCATCAAGCTCTTACACTCGTGAAATGTTTATGCCAAGAAATCAGTGCGTTAAATCTTCAATCAAATAGTATCCATTATTCCGGTCCGATTATCGAGGCCGCAAGCAATGGAGCTTATGAGGTTGTTCAAGAAATTGCTGACACGTTTCCTCAAGCAATTTGGTACAGTGATAAAAGTGGCTATTTCATGATCCAGCTGGCAATTCTTCATCGATGTGAAAAGGTTTATAATTTGACGTATCAAATGAGCGATCATAAGCATTTTCACAAGACTCTTAAGGACACTTACAATAATAATCTCTTGCATTTGGCGGGAAAATTGGCACCTCAACCGAAACTTAATCTTGTGTCTGGTGCAGCATTACAGATGCAACGCGAATTGCAGTGGTTTAAG GAAGTAGAGACATTTGTGCATCCGAAATACAAAACCGAGAAGAACTCATTTGAACAGACACCCGAGATGTTATTCAGCAAAGAACACAAAAAACTAGTGAGAGATGGTGAAGAATGGATGAAGAAAACAGCCGATTCGTACACAGTAACAGCAGGTCTCATAACCACAATAGTTTTTGCAGCCGCCATTACGGTGCCAGGTGGCAACAGTGGCGATACGGGCCACCCACTCTATGCTAAAGAATTATCTTTCCTAATATTTGCTGTTGCAGATGCAATCTCCTTGTTCACATCCACAACATCGTTGTTACTATTTTTATCAATCCTGACGGCTCGTTATGCAGAACAAGATTTCCTCTTCACGTTACCTTCAAGGTTGATAATGGGCCTCGCAACATTGTTCTTGTCAACAACCTCAATGATGATTGCTTTTGGTGCATCATTGTATCTTCTATTTGGGCAGGGGAAAGATTGGATTTTGATTCCGATAGCTGCATTATCATGTTTACCGATTACTTGTTTTGTGACGTTACAATTTCCGCTTCTTGCAGAGCTAATATCGTGTACGTATGGTCGAGGACTTTTTGGTAAGCAAAGTGATAGACCATTTTATTGA
- the LOC110891507 gene encoding uncharacterized protein LOC110891507: protein MVVNKKNWSPWHHSPPPPDAGAKKFRVKVERIKLEGFEHGTGGRDKVMGVELRWKGERKHGLAAVGFHRRRPELRWCKERTVRKGEVIVWEEEDDLENVCLFSETSAIGGEIDGHKFVPWIVTLKLTYGEYMKGKMSKIGNVSLDLAEFVSKIESPVIEKKLPVDLMVSGLTTQATISVLLSFVEIRDSGEFDSESTQLEGTRVVRAKKKQLSLEDVSLSDSDDSVMFDSDATSELLSTTPPSSSVVVNPDKKTGIFDWKRRRLNFRPSKTKVEDSRPVTLFSNDSVVSGDKYKTNNSFQNTWETREFVSRDGESKLNTQTFFASFDQRSDKAAGPSACTALVTVMAHWLMSNDSTTMPTVQEFDTLIIDGSSEWRTLCENTTHVVEFPDKHFDLETVLRARIRPLTVSREKSFVGFFSPEKFDSLTGVMSFDDIWDREISRNLGVYIVSWNDHFFVLKVDEGGYYIIDTLGERLVEGCEQAYILRFDNGSSLTESGTDQVVCKGKECCKEFIKRFLAAIPLKELETEERKQAVPYYSLHHRLQIEFNFCSMV from the exons ATGGTCGTCAACAAGAAAAACTGGTCGCCGTGGCACCACTCTCCGCCGCCGCCGGATGCCGGAGCCAAAAAGTTCCGAGTAAAAGTGGAACGTATAAAGCTAGAAGGATTCGAACACGGAACCGGAGGCAGAGATAAGGTTATGGGGGTCGAATTGAGGTGGAAAGGTGAACGGAAACACGGGCTGGCGGCCGTCGGATTTCATCGCCGGCGGCCGGAACTGCGGTGGTGCAAGGAGAGAACCGTCAGGAAAGGGGAGGTTATTGTTTgggaagaagaagatgatttgGAAAACGTTTGTTTGTTTTCAGAAACGTCAGCTATTGGTGGTGAGATCGATGGACATAAGTTTGTTCCGTGGATTGTGACGTTAAAATTAACCTat GGAGAATACATGAAGGGGAAAATGTCGAAGATCGGAAACGTATCACTGGATTTAGCAGAGTTTGTTTCGAAAATCGAGTCTCCAGTGATCGAGAAGAAGCTTCCGGTTGATCTAATGGTGTCCGGATTAACGACACAGGCTACAATCTCGGTTTTGTTGAGTTTTGTGGAAATTAGGGACTCTGGTGAGTTTGATTCTGAGTCGACTCAGTTGGAGGGTACTCGAGTTGTAAGAGCCAAGAAGAAACAATTGAGTTTGGAAGATGTGAGTTTATCTGACTCGGATGACTCAGTCATGTTCGACTCGGATGCAACATCGGAGTTGCTATCTACCACTCCACCGTCGTCTTCGGTTGTTGTTAATCCGGATAAAAAGACTGGGATATTTGATTGGAAGAGACGGCGATTAAACTTTAGACCGTCGAAAACAAAAGTTGAAGATTCCCGACCGGTCACGTTGTTTTCAAATGACTCGGTTGTCTCGGGTGACAAGTACAAGACGAATAATTCGTTTCAAAATACATGGGAAACAAGAGAATTCGTTAGTCGAGACGGTGAGTCAAAGCTTAATACACAAACATTCTTCGCTTCTTTCGATCAACGCAGTGACAAAGCAGCCGGACCAAGTGCTTGTACCGCTTTAGTCAcggttatggcccactggctcaTGTCGAATGACTCGACTACAATGCCAACGGTCCAAGAGTTCGACACACTCATTATCGACGGTTCATCCGAATGGAGAACCCTTTGCGAAAACACGACCCACGTAGTCGAATTCCCCGATAAACATTTCGACCTTGAAACAGTGTTACGTGCCAGAATCCGTCCGTTAACTGTTTCCCGCGAGAAATCATTCGTTGGGTTTTTCAGTCCCGAGAAATTCGACTCCTTAACAGGAGTAATGTCGTTTGATGATATATGGGATCGTGAAATCAGTCGAAACCTAGGGGTGTACATAGTCAGCTGGAACGATCATTTCTTCGTGTTGAAAGTGGATGAAGGCGGTTACTATATTATCGACACTTTGGGCGAACGGCTCGTTGAAGGGTGCGAGCAAGCGTACATCTTGAGATTCGATAATGGCTCGAGTTTGACCGAAAGTGGGACGGACCAGGTGGTTTGCAAAGGGAAAGAGTGTTGCAAAGAGTTTATCAAGAGGTTTTTAGCAGCCATACCACTTAAAGAACTTGAAACCGAGGAGCGAAAACAGGCTGTTCCATATTACTCGTTGCACCACCGCTTGCAGATCGAATTCAACTTCTGTAGTATGGTGTAG
- the LOC110891506 gene encoding receptor-like kinase TMK4 isoform X2, whose product MAHHFLLFINFFFFLLISFSTSDDASFMSKLSTSISPTPSTWRTDDFCVWEGIKCDNTRHVIAINLVSKSLSGTLPSNLNSLSQLKTLSLQRNSLSGDLPTLANLAFLTEVYLDANNFTSIPSNFFLGLTNLQTFSISDNLNLSPWSLPNDLSQSTNLQSFQASNANVNGFIPDIFDSFPSFQSLRLSYNNLTGTLPATFDGSGIQNLWLDNQLQGLSGTLDVISSMTQLYQVWLQANAFTGAIPDLSKCINLFDLQLSDNQLTGVVPSSLISLPTLANVTLQRNKLQGPLPVFQNGVRDTLGLSTNRFCLATPGNCDPQVTALLEVAEALGYPMLLAESWEGNNACANWNFVSCDSSGKNVTAISFSNVKFSGTISPSFANLTSLRSLSLKDNNLIGSIPEILTSLPDLQLLDVSNNNLSGIVPEFPQKVRVVLDNNLLLGEDIHNGSIKPPDSTPNSSASGGSPTQHSQRKLVSAGMIVGIVISILVFIWIVSYICYYKFYKVPTKLHSQVSRNHNHTPSYENGSLMISIQVLDQVTDNFSDNNVLGRGGFGVVYKGQYDDGSMIAVKRMKLGTKGIKEFQAEIGVLTKVRHRHLVAFLGYCINGNERLLVYEYMEQGTLSQHLFEWRKHKTPPLSWRQRVSIALDVGRGVEYLHSLAQQRFIHRDLKPANILLDGDMRAKVADFGLVKIVLDGKHSVDTRLAGTFGYLPPEYARNGRVTRKVDVYAYGVVLMELVTGRKAVDETMSDESCHLATWFRRVPLLSKENMVNCIDQVLNIDDEVTLESIVKVAELAVHCTACDPFQRPDMSYVVNVLGPLVERWEPSQQEEVQTYHGHHTSLPRVLQANEDTSRVVGILIT is encoded by the exons ATGGCCCATCACTTTCTACTCTTCAtcaacttcttcttcttcctcctcatcTCATTCTCCACCTCTGATGACGCCTCCTTCATGTCAAAGCTTTCCACCTCTATTTCCCCTACTCCATCCACCTGGAGAACCGATGATTTCTGTGTTTGGGAAGGAATTAAATGCGACAACACCAGACATGTTATTGCCATAAATCTAGTATCTAAATCGCTCAGCGGGACTCTCCCGTCCAACCTCAACAGCCTTTCGCAACTCAAAACCCTGTCTCTTCAAAGAAACTCACTCTCGGGCGACTTACCTACTTTAGCTAACCTCGCTTTCCTCACAGAAGTGTACCTTGATGCCAACAATTTCACTTCTATTCCTTCTAATTTTTTTCTGGGTCTCACCAATCTCCAGACCTTTAGCATTTCTGATAATCTAAATCTGTCGCCATGGAGTCTCCCTAACGACCTAAGTCAAAGCACCAATTTACAGTCATTTCAAGCTAGCAATGCTAACGTTAACGGTTTCATTCCAGACATATTTGATAGTTTCCCTAGTTTTCAGAGCCTCCGTTTGTCTTACAATAATCTTACTGGAACACTACCTGCAACTTTTGATGGATCGGGAATTCAAAATCTCTGGCTTGACAATCAACTTCAAGGTCTTTCTGGTACGCTTGATGTAATTTCTTCCATGACTCAACTTTATCAAGTTTGGTTACAAGCTAATGCGTTCACCGGTGCTATACCGGACCTATCAAAATGCATAAATCTATTTGATTTGCAACTTAGCGATAATCAATTAACAGGTGTAGTTCCTAGTTCTTTGATATCTCTCCCTACATTAGCCAATGTTACCTTACAAAGGAATAAGTTACAAGGTCCATTGCCGGTATTTCAAAATGGTGTAAGAGATACCTTGGGATTAAGTACTAACAGATTTTGTCTGGCTACGCCCGGAAATTGTGACCCACAAGTGACGGCCCTCCTTGAGGTTGCTGAAGCTCTTGGGTATCCAATGTTATTGGCAGAATCTTGGGAAGGTAATAATGCATGTGCCAATTGGAACTTTGTTTCTTGTGATTCTTCGGGAAAGAATGTGACTGCAATAAGCTTTTCAAATGTGAAATTTTCGGGTACTATTTCACCTTCCTTTGCGAATTTGACTTCATTAAGGAGTTTATCATTGAAAGATAATAATCTCATAGGGTCTATTCCTGAGATTTTGACATCTTTGCCGGATCTTCAACTTCTTGATGTGTCAAACAATAATCTTTCGGGGATTGTACCTgaattcccacaaaaagtgagggTTGTACTTGATAACAATCTTTTACTTGGTGAAGACATTCATAATGGAAGTATAAAGCCACCCGATTCTACACCAAATTCTAGCGCTTCAGGTGGTAGCCCAACTCAACATTCACAACGGAAGCTTGTTTCCGCTGGTATGATTGTTGGTATCGTGATTAGCATTCTTGTTTTTATATGGATTGTATCATACATATGTTACTACAAGTTTTATAAAGTTCCTACCAAATTACATAGTCAAGTTAGTAGGAATCATAACCACACGCCTAGTTACGAAAATGGTAGTCTAATGATTTCCATTCAAGTGCTCGACCAAGTGACCGATAATTTCAGTGACAACAATGTGTTGGGGAGAGGTGGATTTGGAGTTGTTTATAAAGGCCAGTATGACGATGGAAGTATGATTGCAGTCAAGAGAATGAAATTGGGAACAAAAGGGATAAAAGAGTTCCAAGCGGAAATTGGAGTTTTAACAAAAGTTAGGCATAGACATCTTGTGGCTTTTCTTGGTTACTGTATTAACGGTAACGAGAGGCTTTTGGTATATGAATACATGGAACAAGGAACTTTAAGTCAACATTTGTTTGAATGGAGAAAACATAAAACCCCTCCTCTTAGTTGGAGACAAAGGGTTTCCATTGCTTTAGATGTAGGAAGAGGGGTGGAGTATTTGCATAGTTTGGCACAACAACGCTTCATTCATCGAGACCTAAAGCCGGCTAACATCCTTCTTGATGGTGACATGAGAGCAAAGGTAGCGGATTTTGGTTTGGTTAAGATTGTGCTTGATGGGAAGCACTCAGTTGATACGCGATTGGCGGGGACTTTCGGTTATCTGCCACCAGAGTATGCCA GGAACGGGAGGGTGACAAGAAAGGTGGATGTTTATGCATATGGGGTAGTTTTAATGGAGTTGGTTACGGGCCGAAAAGCAGTAGATGAAACTATGTCAGATGAGAGTTGTCATTTGGCTACATGGTTTAGAAGGGTCCCTCTCCTCTCCAAGGAAAATATGGTAAATTGTATAGACCAAGTTCTTAATATTGATGATGAAGTAACTCTTGAAAGCATAGTCAAGGTGGCTGAGCTGGCAGTCCATTGCACTGCGTGTGACCCGTTTCAGAGACCTGACATGAGTTATGTGGTTAACGTGTTGGGTCCTCTTGTAGAGCGATGGGAACCCTCTCAACAGGAAGAAGTACAAACTTACCATGGTCACCATACGAGCCTTCCTCGCGTTCTTCAAGCAAATGAGGATACCTCAA GGGTTGTTGGAATTTTAATCACGTGA